A single Phragmites australis chromosome 4, lpPhrAust1.1, whole genome shotgun sequence DNA region contains:
- the LOC133915461 gene encoding uncharacterized protein LOC133915461 isoform X1, with the protein MAAPFFSTPFQPYVYQSQQGSVTAFQISGGDVQVLQVMLKSQEKLTAKPGTMCYMSGNVQMDNNYLPENDGGVWQRIFGKSISSTVFFNPGSDDGYVGIAAPFPGRILPVDLANFGGEILCQADAFLCSVNDVSVTSTVEPRPRNVEIGAEMILKQKLRGQGMAFLVGGGSVMQKILAPREVITVDAACVVAMATTINFQLKSPNQLRRAVFGGDNQLTASLTGPGVVFIQSLPFHRLSQRIASRSVAGPTLRDNPKFFIQIVMFFFLAYVMIVSSIILTDV; encoded by the exons ATGGCTGCGCCCTTCTTCTCCACGCCTTTCCAGCCATACGTCTACCAG AGCCAGCAAGGATCTGTGACGGCGTTTCAGATATCCGGCGGAGATGTGCAGGTCCTGCAG GTTATGTTGAAGTCTCAGGAGAAGTTGACTGCGAAACCAG GTACAATGTGCTACATGTCTGGGAACGTGCAGATGGACAATAATTACTTGCCTGAAAATGATGGAGGTGTGTGGCAGCGGATTTTTGGGAAAAGCATAAGCAGCACCGTTTTCTTCAATCCTGGCTCCGATGATGGATATGTCGGAATTGCTGCGCCATTTCCTGGGAGGATACTGCCG GTAGATCTAGCAAACTTTGGTGGAGAAATTCTTTGCCAA GCAGATGCTTTTCTGTGTTCAGTCAATGATGTGTCAGTCACTAGTACCGTTGAGCCGAGACCGCGGAACGTTGAGATTGGTGCAGAG ATGATTCTTAAACAAAAGCTTAGGGGCCAGGGGATGGCTTTCCTTGTTGGCGGCGGATCAG TCATGCAGAAAATCCTTGCTCCCCGAGAGGTTATTACTGTTGATGCTGCTTGTGTTGTGGCTATGGCAACCACCATTAACTTCCAATTGAAGAGCCCTAACCAACTTAGAAGAGCAGTCTTTGGG GGTGACAACCAGCTAACAGCATCTCTCACAGGACCCGGTGTTGTTTTCATTCAGAGTCTACCCTTCCATCGTCTCTCACAGCGGATTGCCAG TAGATCAGTGGCGGGTCCAACTTTGAGGGACAACCCGAAGTTCTTCATCCAGATTGtcatgttcttcttccttgcctatGTCATGATTGTGTCATCCATAATTCTGACTGATGTTTAG
- the LOC133915461 gene encoding uncharacterized protein LOC133915461 isoform X2 gives MAAPFFSTPFQPYVYQSQQGSVTAFQISGGDVQVLQVMLKSQEKLTAKPGTMCYMSGNVQMDNNYLPENDGGVWQRIFGKSISSTVFFNPGSDDGYVGIAAPFPGRILPVDLANFGGEILCQADAFLCSVNDVSVTSTVEPRPRNVEIGAEMILKQKLRGQGMAFLVGGGSVMQKILAPREVITVDAACVVAMATTINFQLKSPNQLRRAVFGGDNQLTASLTGPGVVFIQSLPFHRLSQRIARSVAGPTLRDNPKFFIQIVMFFFLAYVMIVSSIILTDV, from the exons ATGGCTGCGCCCTTCTTCTCCACGCCTTTCCAGCCATACGTCTACCAG AGCCAGCAAGGATCTGTGACGGCGTTTCAGATATCCGGCGGAGATGTGCAGGTCCTGCAG GTTATGTTGAAGTCTCAGGAGAAGTTGACTGCGAAACCAG GTACAATGTGCTACATGTCTGGGAACGTGCAGATGGACAATAATTACTTGCCTGAAAATGATGGAGGTGTGTGGCAGCGGATTTTTGGGAAAAGCATAAGCAGCACCGTTTTCTTCAATCCTGGCTCCGATGATGGATATGTCGGAATTGCTGCGCCATTTCCTGGGAGGATACTGCCG GTAGATCTAGCAAACTTTGGTGGAGAAATTCTTTGCCAA GCAGATGCTTTTCTGTGTTCAGTCAATGATGTGTCAGTCACTAGTACCGTTGAGCCGAGACCGCGGAACGTTGAGATTGGTGCAGAG ATGATTCTTAAACAAAAGCTTAGGGGCCAGGGGATGGCTTTCCTTGTTGGCGGCGGATCAG TCATGCAGAAAATCCTTGCTCCCCGAGAGGTTATTACTGTTGATGCTGCTTGTGTTGTGGCTATGGCAACCACCATTAACTTCCAATTGAAGAGCCCTAACCAACTTAGAAGAGCAGTCTTTGGG GGTGACAACCAGCTAACAGCATCTCTCACAGGACCCGGTGTTGTTTTCATTCAGAGTCTACCCTTCCATCGTCTCTCACAGCGGATTGCCAG ATCAGTGGCGGGTCCAACTTTGAGGGACAACCCGAAGTTCTTCATCCAGATTGtcatgttcttcttccttgcctatGTCATGATTGTGTCATCCATAATTCTGACTGATGTTTAG
- the LOC133915461 gene encoding uncharacterized protein LOC133915461 isoform X4, protein MAAPFFSTPFQPYVYQSQQGSVTAFQISGGDVQVLQVMLKSQEKLTAKPGTMCYMSGNVQMDNNYLPENDGGVWQRIFGKSISSTVFFNPGSDDGYVGIAAPFPGRILPVDLANFGGEILCQADAFLCSVNDVSVTSTVEPRPRNVEIGAEMILKQKLRGQGMAFLVGGGSVMQKILAPREVITVDAACVVAMATTINFQLKSPNQLRRAVFGDPVLFSFRVYPSIVSHSGLPDQWRVQL, encoded by the exons ATGGCTGCGCCCTTCTTCTCCACGCCTTTCCAGCCATACGTCTACCAG AGCCAGCAAGGATCTGTGACGGCGTTTCAGATATCCGGCGGAGATGTGCAGGTCCTGCAG GTTATGTTGAAGTCTCAGGAGAAGTTGACTGCGAAACCAG GTACAATGTGCTACATGTCTGGGAACGTGCAGATGGACAATAATTACTTGCCTGAAAATGATGGAGGTGTGTGGCAGCGGATTTTTGGGAAAAGCATAAGCAGCACCGTTTTCTTCAATCCTGGCTCCGATGATGGATATGTCGGAATTGCTGCGCCATTTCCTGGGAGGATACTGCCG GTAGATCTAGCAAACTTTGGTGGAGAAATTCTTTGCCAA GCAGATGCTTTTCTGTGTTCAGTCAATGATGTGTCAGTCACTAGTACCGTTGAGCCGAGACCGCGGAACGTTGAGATTGGTGCAGAG ATGATTCTTAAACAAAAGCTTAGGGGCCAGGGGATGGCTTTCCTTGTTGGCGGCGGATCAG TCATGCAGAAAATCCTTGCTCCCCGAGAGGTTATTACTGTTGATGCTGCTTGTGTTGTGGCTATGGCAACCACCATTAACTTCCAATTGAAGAGCCCTAACCAACTTAGAAGAGCAGTCTTTGGG GACCCGGTGTTGTTTTCATTCAGAGTCTACCCTTCCATCGTCTCTCACAGCGGATTGCCAG ATCAGTGGCGGGTCCAACTTTGA
- the LOC133915461 gene encoding uncharacterized protein LOC133915461 isoform X3, whose product MAAPFFSTPFQPYVYQSQQGSVTAFQISGGDVQVLQVMLKSQEKLTAKPGTMCYMSGNVQMDNNYLPENDGGVWQRIFGKSISSTVFFNPGSDDGYVGIAAPFPGRILPVDLANFGGEILCQADAFLCSVNDVSVTSTVEPRPRNVEIGAEMILKQKLRGQGMAFLVGGGSVMQKILAPREVITVDAACVVAMATTINFQLKSPNQLRRAVFGDPVLFSFRVYPSIVSHSGLPVDQWRVQL is encoded by the exons ATGGCTGCGCCCTTCTTCTCCACGCCTTTCCAGCCATACGTCTACCAG AGCCAGCAAGGATCTGTGACGGCGTTTCAGATATCCGGCGGAGATGTGCAGGTCCTGCAG GTTATGTTGAAGTCTCAGGAGAAGTTGACTGCGAAACCAG GTACAATGTGCTACATGTCTGGGAACGTGCAGATGGACAATAATTACTTGCCTGAAAATGATGGAGGTGTGTGGCAGCGGATTTTTGGGAAAAGCATAAGCAGCACCGTTTTCTTCAATCCTGGCTCCGATGATGGATATGTCGGAATTGCTGCGCCATTTCCTGGGAGGATACTGCCG GTAGATCTAGCAAACTTTGGTGGAGAAATTCTTTGCCAA GCAGATGCTTTTCTGTGTTCAGTCAATGATGTGTCAGTCACTAGTACCGTTGAGCCGAGACCGCGGAACGTTGAGATTGGTGCAGAG ATGATTCTTAAACAAAAGCTTAGGGGCCAGGGGATGGCTTTCCTTGTTGGCGGCGGATCAG TCATGCAGAAAATCCTTGCTCCCCGAGAGGTTATTACTGTTGATGCTGCTTGTGTTGTGGCTATGGCAACCACCATTAACTTCCAATTGAAGAGCCCTAACCAACTTAGAAGAGCAGTCTTTGGG GACCCGGTGTTGTTTTCATTCAGAGTCTACCCTTCCATCGTCTCTCACAGCGGATTGCCAG TAGATCAGTGGCGGGTCCAACTTTGA